A genomic region of Candidatus Ryanbacteria bacterium CG10_big_fil_rev_8_21_14_0_10_43_42 contains the following coding sequences:
- a CDS encoding rod shape-determining protein RodA: MQNLIRTMRRFDWVLIGALIPLFIWSLLTLKAVGMANDYFFTRQIIWIGVGFFVMFVMASINWRILANSGVILTLYGIILVFLGVLLLGGTQVKGAVSWFDFYIASFQPAEIVKLVLILIIAKYFSRRHIDMARFRHILISGLYAFIPIALILLQPDLGSAAIIFSIWLGVTLVAGIRMRHMAILAIAGIVIAGAGWVFFLEPYQQARVTSFLNPAADPRGAGYNAIQSMIAVGSGQLLGKGVGYGSQSRLQFLPESHTDFIFAAFAEEWGFVGVLLLFIFLGIIIWRILAIGALSSSNFTKLFSVGVSIMIVVQITIHAGMNMGLLPVTGITFPFMSYGGSSLIMFFAALGILQNIYTEGRAYSHYEIEST; the protein is encoded by the coding sequence ATGCAAAATCTTATACGCACCATGCGGCGGTTTGATTGGGTTCTGATTGGGGCTCTTATTCCGCTTTTTATCTGGAGTTTGCTTACGCTTAAGGCTGTAGGAATGGCAAATGACTACTTTTTTACGCGCCAGATTATTTGGATCGGTGTTGGCTTTTTTGTCATGTTTGTAATGGCGTCCATAAATTGGCGGATACTGGCAAATAGCGGCGTAATCCTCACGCTCTACGGCATTATTTTGGTATTCTTAGGAGTATTGTTGTTGGGCGGAACACAAGTAAAAGGTGCTGTAAGTTGGTTTGATTTTTATATAGCTTCTTTTCAGCCCGCAGAGATTGTTAAGCTCGTGCTTATTCTTATTATCGCCAAGTATTTTTCTCGCCGGCATATCGATATGGCGCGGTTTCGGCATATACTGATATCAGGACTTTACGCCTTTATTCCTATAGCCCTTATTCTCCTTCAGCCCGATTTGGGATCGGCCGCCATTATTTTTTCCATATGGCTGGGAGTAACGCTAGTGGCAGGTATTCGTATGAGGCATATGGCGATACTTGCGATAGCGGGTATTGTAATTGCCGGTGCCGGATGGGTATTTTTTCTTGAACCCTATCAGCAAGCGCGTGTTACGAGTTTTTTAAATCCGGCGGCCGATCCGCGTGGTGCCGGCTATAACGCTATTCAATCTATGATAGCGGTAGGATCTGGGCAGTTGCTAGGAAAGGGAGTGGGGTATGGATCACAAAGCCGCTTGCAATTTTTGCCGGAATCGCATACCGATTTTATATTTGCCGCATTTGCGGAAGAATGGGGGTTCGTGGGTGTGCTCCTCTTATTCATATTTTTGGGAATTATTATTTGGCGTATTTTGGCAATCGGGGCGCTTTCGTCAAGCAATTTTACAAAATTATTTTCCGTAGGCGTTTCTATCATGATTGTGGTTCAAATTACCATTCACGCGGGCATGAATATGGGTCTTTTACCGGTTACCGGTATTACATTTCCCTTTATGAGTTATGGCGGATCCAGTTTGATAATGTTTTTTGCGGCATTGGGTATTTTACAGAATATTTATACCGAGGGACGCGCGTATAGTCATTATGAAATCGAAAGCACATAG